A portion of the Coturnix japonica isolate 7356 chromosome 4, Coturnix japonica 2.1, whole genome shotgun sequence genome contains these proteins:
- the LOC107314046 gene encoding transmembrane emp24 domain-containing protein 11-like has translation MKSQLIGFLMSFWISFSLALYFHSGEREEKCVIEDIPSDTLVTGNYKVQKWDIHIRDFLDSAPGLGMFVTVTSPTSEVILKKLYGPTATFSFTSYLSGEHVICLQSNSTKLVAFAGSKLRIHLDIRIGEHFLDEAAVQAKDKVNEVQVRVEHLLEQIHHISREQNYEREREEKFRKTSEQTNSNILWWAVVQTIILVSIGIWQIKSLRDFFIAKKLV, from the exons atgaaaagccAATTAATCGGATTTCTTATGAgcttctggatttctttttcacttgctttgtattttcatagtggagaaagagaagagaaatgtgTAATTGAAGATATTCCCAGCGACACATTGGTAACTG GGAATTACAAAGTACAGAAGTGGGATATACATATACGAGACTTTCTTGACTCTGCTCCTGGTTTAGGAATGTTTGTGACTGTTACAAGTCCTACTTCAGAG GTAATTCTGAAAAAACTTTATGGGCCAAcagcaacattttcatttacatcCTATCTATCTGGGGAGCATGTTATCTGTTTACAATCAAACTCAACAAAACTCGTGGCATTTGCAGGAAGTAAACTG cgTATCCATTTGGACATTAGAATTGGAGAACATTTTCTAGATGAAGCTGCTGTTCAAGCCAAAGACAAAGTGAATGAAGTTCAGGTTAGAGTAGAACATCTTCTTGAGCAAATTCATCACATATCCAGAGAACAAAACTATGAAAGG gaacGTGAAGAAAAATTTCGGAAGACAAGTGAACAAACCAACAGCAATATTTTGTGGTGGGCTGTTGTACAGACAATAATTCTTGTCTCCATTGGAATCTGGCAGATCAAATCTCTCAGAGACTTCTTTATTGCTAAGAAGCTTGTTTAA
- the SPON2 gene encoding spondin-2: MFSANLESLKITIIVGPKGPSSGINTKTPTVFSCRPTQLPAKAGALPLPVLQRKYLGMENLMFVYCSCKVIWTLLVTILGYASSLPLGDDSICTAEELAKYSIIFTGKWSQTAFPKQYPLYRPPAQWSSLLGVTHSSDYSMWKKNEYASNGVRDFAEKGEAWVLMKEIEEAGEKIQSVHGIFSAPAITSGTGQTSTELQVHSRHPLVSFVVRIVPSPDWFVGIDSLNLCEGDHWMEEISVDLYPYDAGTDSGFTFSSPNFATIPQDTVTEITCSSPSHPANSFYYPKLKILPPIAQVRMVKLKKNQLGFPIPHLNQPAKSNEILDTYSETPLDCEVSQWSSWGLCRGPCRKTGTKIRTRFVLLHPANNGMPCPSLEEETGCEPDNCV; the protein is encoded by the exons ATGTTTTCTGCAAACCTGGAAAGTCTAAAGATTACAATAATTGTTGGACCAAAGGGACCCTCTTCAGGCATAAATACCAAGACTCCTACTGTCTTCTCTTGCAGACCAACTCAGCTGCCAGCAAAAGCAGGTGCTCTCCCCTTACCAGTGCTCCAGAGGAAATATTTA GGAATGGAAAACCTGATGTTTGTCTACTGCTCCTGCAAAGTTATCTGGACGCTGCTCGTAACAATTCTAGGCTATGCCAGCAGCTTGCCTCTGGGTGATGACTCTATTTGCACAGCAGAGGAACTTGCAAAGTACAGTATAATCTTCACAGGGAAATGGAGTCAGACTGCCTTCCCCAAACAGTATCCACTTTATAGGCCCCCAGCACAGTGGTCATCACTGCTAG GTGTTACTCATAGTTCTGACTAcagcatgtggaaaaaaaatgaatatgccAGCAATGGTGTACGTGATTTTGCTGAAAAGGGTGAGGCATGGgtattaatgaaagaaatagaagaagcTGGAGAGAAAATTCAGAGTGTGCATGGAatcttctctgctcctgccatTACCAGTGGCACAGGACAAACCTCCACTGAACTACAAGTGCATTCAAGACATCCATTA gTTTCATTTGTTGTAAGAATTGTGCCAAGTCCTGACTGGTTTGTGGGTATTGACAGCCTAAACCTCTGTGAGGGGGACCACTGGATGGAGGAAATATCAGTAGATCTATATCCATACGATGCTGGAACCGACAGTGGATTCACATTTTCCTCCCCAAACTTTGCCACTATCCCACAAGACACAGTTACAGAG atcACTTGTTCCTCTCCAAGCCACCCAGCGAACTCATTTTATTATCCCAAACTTAAAATTTTGCCACCTATTGCTCAAGTAAGGATggtgaaattaaagaaaaaccaGCTGGGTTTTCCTATACCTCATCTTAACCAGCCAGctaaaagcaatgaaatactTGACACATACTCAG AAACACCACTGGACTGTGAAGTTTCACAGTGGTCTTCCTGGGGTCTCTGCAGGGGTCCTTGCAGAAAAACAGGGACCAAGATCAGAACTCGTTTTGTACTTCTTCACCCTGCTAATAATGGAATGCCTTGTCCAAgtctggaagaagaaacaggatGTGAACCAGATAATTGTGTCtga